In the genome of Deltaproteobacteria bacterium, the window CTGCGGCTCGAACCGGAAATTTTCCAGCCCGATTTTCGAAACAGATCGATAGTCGCTTGCTCCAAACTGCCTTTGGGCAAACCCAGCTTTAGCTCGCTCACTTTTTGTAAACCTCTTTAGGATCGAAAACTCGCTCGCCGATCACATTCCACTCGCTATCGGCGCGCTTGCGGAAAAAGCAGCTGCGGAAGCCTTCATGACAGGCCGCGCCGCCGACCTGATGCACTTGAATCAAGATCGTGTCGTTGTCGCAATCGATGAAAGCGTCTCTGACTTCCTGAAAGTTGCCCGACTCCTCGCCCTTGAACCACGGCCCTTTGCGCGAGCGGCTGTAGTAGTGGGCTTTGCCGGTTTGCTTGGTCTTTTCCCACGACTCTTCGTTCATGTAAGCGACCATCAGCACTTCGCGGGTCTCATGATCCTGGACGATCACGGGAACGAGGCCGTTGCCTTTGGCAAAATCGATTTTCACTGGCTCCATGGGTTTTCCTCGGAACCGTTTAGCTAACATAGTTAGTGGGGGGCTTCAACAAGATGGGAAGGCAATGTTGTAGCAAAGTGATTATGTCAGGGGTTAACGGCAACGTAATTATGTCAGGGTGGAAGGATGACAACCCTGACAATGAAAGACGAGAAACGACTAGACGTAATTCAACGAGTATATCGCAGCGAGATCACCGTGGTTGAGGCCG includes:
- the hisI gene encoding phosphoribosyl-AMP cyclohydrolase, whose translation is MEPVKIDFAKGNGLVPVIVQDHETREVLMVAYMNEESWEKTKQTGKAHYYSRSRKGPWFKGEESGNFQEVRDAFIDCDNDTILIQVHQVGGAACHEGFRSCFFRKRADSEWNVIGERVFDPKEVYKK